In the Streptomyces coeruleoprunus genome, AGCAGGGCCCACTGGACGAACCGTTCACGGGCCGTGCGGTCCCGGCGCACGCCGCGCGCCAGGAAGAACGCGGCGGGGACGAGGGCGCCCAGCCCCGCGGCGGCTGCCAGGACGGCGAGGTGGGCCGAGATGACGTCCACGGAGTCGTCGAGCGAGACCAGCGCGGCGCCCACCAGGCTCCAGCCGAACTGCAGCAGCACCAGCCACAGCAGGAACAGCGTGAGCCGGGCGCCGCCCAGCATGCGTCGGCCGAGTTCGCCCATGGCCCGGTCCCGGTCGGCGAGCAGCGCCGCGCGGTCGGGCCAGCTGCGCAGGTGCGGCGGCGGAGGGGGCGGGGGCGGTGGGTTGCGGGGGGACGACGACACGCTCCGAGGCTAGTCGCCGCTGCCCGGGGCCGGTTCACCGGCCTGGCGGCCCGCCGACTCGCCCGCCGTACGGGCTCGTTCGAGGAGCAGGGCCCGTTCGCGCGCGTTGCGGGTGAGGTCCGCGGCCCGGGTGAACTCGGCGCGTGCCTCGGGCCCGCGGCCCAGTCGCAGGAGCAGGTCGCCGCGGACGCTGGGCAGCAAGTGGTAGCCCGCCAGCGCGGGTTCGGCGGCCAGGGCGTCGACGAGGGCGAGACCCGCCGCGGGGCCGTCGGCCATGGACACGGCGACCGCCCGGTTCAACTCCACGACGGGCGAAGGGGCGAGGTGCGCGAGCCGCCCGTAGAGCGTGGCGATGGCCGCCCAGTCGGTGTCCTCGTAGGTCGCGGCGCGGGCGTGGTGGGCGGCGATGGCGGCCTGCAGGGAGTACGGGCCGGTGCCGGCCTTCTCCAGGGCCGCGAAGCCGCGGCGGACGAGCAGGCCGCTCCAGCGGGACCGGTCCTGGTCGGCGAGGAGGACGGGCTCGCCGCCGGGCCCGGTGCGGGCGGCCGTGCGGGACGCCTGCAGCTCCAGGAGCGCGGCGAGGCCGTGGACCTCGGGCTCCTTGGGCATCAGCCCGGCGAGGACGCGCGCGAGGCGCAGGGCGTCCTCGCATAGGCCGGGGCGCAGGAGGTCGTCGCCGGCGGTGGCCGAGTAGCCCTCGTTGAAGATCAGGTAGATGACCTCCAGGACGGAGGAGAGGCGGGCCTCCCGGTCGGCCCCGTACGGCACTTCGAACGGCACCCCGGCCCTGGCGAGGGCGCGCTTGGCCCGCACGATCCGCTGGGCGACCGTGGGCTCGGGCACGAGGAAGGCGCGGGCGATCTCCGCGGTGGTCAGCCCGCCGAGCAGGCGCAGGGTGAGCGCGATGCGGGCCTCGGCGGACAGCACCGGGTGGCAGGCGGTGAACACCAGCCGCAGCAGGTCGTCGTCGATGTCCTCGGGATCGGCGGGCTCCGGGTCGTGGACGGTGTCCGTGAGCTCGCGGCCCACTTCGGCGAGTTTGCGCGCGTACGTCTCGCGGCGGCGTACGAGGTCGATGGCGCGGTGCTTGGCGGTGGCCGTGAGCCAGGCGCCCGGTCGGTCCGGGACGCCCGACTCCGGCCACTGCTCCAGTGCGGCGACCAGCGCGTCCTGCGCGAGTTCCTCCGCCAGGCCGACGTCGCGGACGATGCGGGCGACGGCGGCGATGATGCGGGGCGACTCGATGCGGTACACCGTCTCCACGGCCTGGGGTGCGCTCACCGCTCCATGGTGCCGCAGCCGGGCGTCAGGGCTCGGCGATCTCCCGGACCTCGGCCGTGATCGTCCAGTGGTCCTCGTGGAGCTCCAGGAACCGCTTGGTCCACTCCAGGGCCTCGGCCTTGTCCTTGGCCTGGATGAGGGAGTACCCGCCGATGACCTCCTTGGTCTCGGTGAACGGCCCGTCGGTGTAGCTCAGCTTCCCGTCGGCCCAGGTCACGCGGGTGCCCTCGGCTGTCGGCCTGAGCCCGGCGGTGTCCAGCATGACCCCGGCCTTGGTGATCTCCTCCAGCAGCTTCCCCATCCGCTCCATGAGCTCGGGGCTGGGCGCCTTGTCCTGGTCCTTCTGCTCGTCGATACGGATCAACGTCAGGTAACGCGGCATGCCGGTCTCCTCGGGTACGAGGGCGGGGCTGTTCCCCGCCTGTCACTCGTACGTCGAACGGGTAGGGCCGGGATCGACAGGCGGTCGAAAATTCTTCGCGGCGAAGCGGGCCGCGCGTCAGGCGACGGCCCCCGCGGAGTCGTCCGTGCCGTGGGACGTGAAGCGCCAGCGGTGGACCGGGCGGGTGAGGAGGGGGGCGGGAGGGTCCGGGAGTTCCGGGAGGGGGGCGTCCGGGTGGGGGGACGGCCACCAGGTCAGGACCAGGACCCGGTCCTGCGGGGCGGTGAACGTCTCGCGGCGCAGCGGGGCGGCCGGGAGGGCCTGGGCGCGGGCCCAGGCCAGGAGCTCGGCGCTGCGGCCCTCGGCCGCCCGGGCCTCCCACATCAGCGTGACCGTCACGCTCACGAGTACAGGTTCTCCTTGCTGATCTCGTGCAGGTGATCGTGGTCGTGGTCGTGGTTCCCGGGCACGTGCGGGTCCGTCACGGGCAGCGAGGAGTCCGCCGACAGCTCCAGGTCGGAGGCCGGCCGGTTGCGCGCGACCATCTCGGCGCCCAGCGCCGCGACCATCGCGCCGTTGTCGGTGCACAGGCCCGGGCGCGGGACGCGCAGGCGGATGCCGGCGCGCTCGCACCGCTCCTCCGCCAGCGCCCGCAGCCGCGAGTTCGCGGCCACGCCGCCGCCGATCATCAGGTGGTCGACGCCCTCGTCCTTGCAGGCCCGTACGGCCTTGCGGGTCAGCACGTCGACGACCGCCTCCTGGAAGGACGCCGCCACGTCCCGTACGGGCACGTCCTCGCCCGCGTTCCGCTTGGCCTCGACCCAGCGGGCCACGGCCGTCTTCAGACCCGAGAAGGAGAAGTCGTACGCGGGGTCCCGCGGTCCCGACAGGCCGCGCGGGAACGCGATGGCCTCCGGGTCGCCCTCCTTCGCCAGCCGGTCGATCACCGGCCCGCCGGGGAAGCCCAGGTTCAGCACGCGCGCGATCTTGTCGAACGCCTCGCCCGCCGCGTCGTCGATCGTCGCGCCCATGGGGCGCACGTCGGACGTGATGTCGGGCGCGAGCAGCAGCGACGAGTGGCCGCCGCTGACCAGCAGCGCCATCGTCGGCTCCGGCAGCGGCCCGTGCTCCAGCTGGTCCACGCAGATGTGCGACGCCAGGTGGTTCACCCCGTACAGCGGCTTGTCCAGCGCGTACGCGTACGCCTTCGCCGCCGAGACGCCGACCAGCAGCGCGCCGGCCAGGCCGGGGCCCGCCGTGACGGCGATGCCGTCCAGGTCGCGGGCCGAGACGCCCGCCTCCTTCAGGGCGCGCTCGATGGTCGGGACCATCGCCTCCAGGTGCGCGCGGGACGCGATCTCGGGGACCACGCCGCCGAACCGGGCGTGGTCGTCCACGCTCGACGCGACCGCGTTCGCCAGCAGGGTCGTGCCCCGGACGATGCCGACGCCGGTCTCGTCGCAGGAGGTCTCGATACCGAGGACGAGGGGTTCGTCAGCCATGGCTCTCAGCGCTCTCAGTCGTCTTCTCTACGTCTACGTCGTTCACTTCGGTCACGTCGTCCTGGTCCGCCGCGTGCACCGTCAACC is a window encoding:
- a CDS encoding RNA polymerase sigma factor; the encoded protein is MSAPQAVETVYRIESPRIIAAVARIVRDVGLAEELAQDALVAALEQWPESGVPDRPGAWLTATAKHRAIDLVRRRETYARKLAEVGRELTDTVHDPEPADPEDIDDDLLRLVFTACHPVLSAEARIALTLRLLGGLTTAEIARAFLVPEPTVAQRIVRAKRALARAGVPFEVPYGADREARLSSVLEVIYLIFNEGYSATAGDDLLRPGLCEDALRLARVLAGLMPKEPEVHGLAALLELQASRTAARTGPGGEPVLLADQDRSRWSGLLVRRGFAALEKAGTGPYSLQAAIAAHHARAATYEDTDWAAIATLYGRLAHLAPSPVVELNRAVAVSMADGPAAGLALVDALAAEPALAGYHLLPSVRGDLLLRLGRGPEARAEFTRAADLTRNARERALLLERARTAGESAGRQAGEPAPGSGD
- a CDS encoding YciI family protein: MPRYLTLIRIDEQKDQDKAPSPELMERMGKLLEEITKAGVMLDTAGLRPTAEGTRVTWADGKLSYTDGPFTETKEVIGGYSLIQAKDKAEALEWTKRFLELHEDHWTITAEVREIAEP
- the tsaD gene encoding tRNA (adenosine(37)-N6)-threonylcarbamoyltransferase complex transferase subunit TsaD → MADEPLVLGIETSCDETGVGIVRGTTLLANAVASSVDDHARFGGVVPEIASRAHLEAMVPTIERALKEAGVSARDLDGIAVTAGPGLAGALLVGVSAAKAYAYALDKPLYGVNHLASHICVDQLEHGPLPEPTMALLVSGGHSSLLLAPDITSDVRPMGATIDDAAGEAFDKIARVLNLGFPGGPVIDRLAKEGDPEAIAFPRGLSGPRDPAYDFSFSGLKTAVARWVEAKRNAGEDVPVRDVAASFQEAVVDVLTRKAVRACKDEGVDHLMIGGGVAANSRLRALAEERCERAGIRLRVPRPGLCTDNGAMVAALGAEMVARNRPASDLELSADSSLPVTDPHVPGNHDHDHDHLHEISKENLYS